The following proteins are co-located in the Halarcobacter sp. genome:
- the cysC gene encoding adenylyl-sulfate kinase — MNNIFLHENSINKESRIKLLNQKPYIIWLTGLSASGKSTLANALEVELYKKGFKTYLLDGDNLRDGLNNDLGFSKKDREENIRRVAHLSQILLDAGLIVITAFISPYKKDRKYARSLVKEDEFIEVFVDTPLEICEKRDPKGLYKKARAGKIKDFTGIDSAYEKPDNAEIIIKNENIEKSLYKIINFLEK, encoded by the coding sequence ATGAATAATATATTTTTACATGAAAATTCTATAAATAAAGAAAGTAGAATTAAACTACTAAATCAAAAACCATATATTATATGGTTGACAGGTTTAAGTGCAAGTGGAAAATCTACTTTAGCAAATGCTTTAGAAGTAGAGCTTTATAAAAAAGGGTTTAAAACTTATCTTTTAGATGGTGACAATTTAAGGGATGGATTAAATAATGATTTAGGTTTTTCAAAAAAAGATAGAGAAGAAAATATAAGAAGAGTAGCTCACTTATCCCAAATACTCTTAGATGCAGGTCTTATAGTTATAACAGCATTTATCTCTCCATATAAAAAAGATAGAAAATATGCTAGAAGTTTAGTAAAAGAAGATGAGTTTATAGAAGTTTTCGTAGATACACCTTTAGAAATTTGTGAGAAAAGAGATCCAAAAGGTTTATATAAAAAAGCAAGAGCTGGTAAGATAAAAGATTTTACTGGAATAGATTCAGCTTATGAAAAACCAGATAATGCAGAGATTATAATAAAAAATGAAAATATTGAGAAAAGCTTATATAAAATTATTAACTTTTTAGAAAAATAA
- the ciaB gene encoding invasion protein CiaB → MENKKFIDDLTEVYEFLDAQKNNVNKLISYLENNEFDKLTIIDDFAKALDLEMKDDLRVALITRLVNLRDDSLVQVLKKLGKDEKEIIALQEKAYIFVRNFWHEKHKNTINYMKTNNLLTPFYQTIFEGVYDVGIKMSSWQSQWTSHIINGVNKELLAMFDGDDKKVYEYLEENSLFDLGHNGIVADRSYSALVQEDGKYSSKAYIEAFKEQTTAVVDALEKFEESLIELEDEIYDEKWNYILYIQSLIKAFSEDKNHRLVERWADVDRAWMKIKSPVQIGHPLEYYEDHFRKAVALEWDIRLTNPKFTQNDHRVNKIKSAFEKIFNKTDKTKNYEEIYNFSLKSLDKVQLYIGRPALFFGAEFNGLFSAQVVPNDEIVSKEEGKKIFAFADEILQTSRAKPFLKLSQEIFGEKFLSEDRTFLFNEDEAWHQVYDITTIGHEYGHILWCDDETESLMNKTGNFKNIEEFKATTGGLISFFLDESNDEKDLEKQVLMDTLKRAVGLIGWMEVDEVQPYYCEGLIHLNALFDTKILNWAEEELTIDISAVKYEKLKEWYINTYTDLAKHYLDKKDATEFLNRFVKKDGKYFMPNNPKINSFVKYYFKRYQEIGQELDTQDSKENYILK, encoded by the coding sequence ATGGAAAATAAAAAATTTATTGATGACCTTACAGAAGTTTATGAATTTTTGGACGCACAAAAAAACAATGTAAATAAACTAATATCATATTTAGAAAACAACGAATTTGACAAACTAACTATTATAGATGATTTTGCTAAGGCTTTAGATTTAGAGATGAAAGATGATTTAAGAGTTGCACTTATTACAAGACTAGTAAATCTAAGAGATGATTCATTAGTTCAAGTTCTAAAAAAACTTGGTAAAGATGAAAAAGAAATAATAGCTTTACAAGAAAAAGCATATATTTTTGTTAGAAATTTTTGGCATGAAAAACATAAAAATACAATCAACTATATGAAAACAAACAATCTTTTAACACCTTTTTATCAAACAATTTTTGAAGGGGTTTATGATGTAGGGATTAAAATGTCATCTTGGCAAAGCCAATGGACATCTCACATTATAAATGGAGTAAATAAAGAACTTCTAGCAATGTTTGATGGAGATGATAAAAAAGTATATGAATATTTAGAAGAAAACTCACTATTTGACTTAGGTCACAATGGCATAGTTGCAGATAGATCTTATTCAGCTTTAGTACAAGAGGATGGAAAATATTCATCAAAAGCATATATAGAAGCTTTTAAAGAGCAAACAACAGCTGTAGTTGATGCTTTAGAAAAGTTTGAAGAGAGTCTAATTGAACTTGAAGATGAAATATATGATGAGAAATGGAACTATATCTTATATATCCAAAGTCTAATCAAAGCTTTTAGTGAAGATAAAAATCATAGATTAGTAGAAAGATGGGCAGATGTTGATAGAGCATGGATGAAAATAAAATCTCCTGTTCAAATTGGGCATCCACTTGAATACTATGAAGACCATTTTAGAAAAGCAGTTGCATTGGAATGGGATATCAGACTTACGAATCCAAAATTCACTCAAAATGACCATAGAGTAAATAAAATAAAATCTGCTTTTGAAAAGATTTTCAATAAAACAGATAAAACAAAAAATTATGAAGAGATATATAACTTCTCACTAAAATCTCTTGATAAAGTACAACTATATATAGGAAGACCTGCCCTATTCTTTGGAGCTGAATTCAATGGACTATTTTCAGCACAAGTTGTACCAAATGATGAGATTGTATCAAAAGAGGAAGGTAAAAAGATATTTGCCTTTGCAGATGAGATTTTACAAACAAGCAGAGCAAAACCATTTTTAAAACTTTCACAAGAGATATTTGGGGAAAAGTTCCTTTCAGAAGATAGAACATTTTTATTTAATGAAGATGAAGCTTGGCACCAAGTTTATGATATCACAACTATTGGTCATGAGTATGGTCATATTTTATGGTGCGATGATGAAACTGAATCACTTATGAACAAAACAGGAAACTTTAAAAATATAGAAGAGTTTAAAGCTACAACAGGTGGTTTAATCTCATTTTTCCTAGATGAATCAAATGATGAAAAAGATTTAGAGAAACAAGTATTAATGGATACTCTAAAAAGAGCTGTAGGACTTATAGGATGGATGGAAGTTGATGAAGTACAACCATACTATTGCGAAGGACTTATTCACTTAAATGCTTTATTTGACACTAAAATCTTAAATTGGGCAGAAGAGGAATTAACTATTGATATCTCAGCTGTAAAATATGAAAAACTAAAAGAATGGTATATAAATACATATACTGATTTAGCAAAACACTATTTAGATAAAAAAGATGCAACAGAATTTTTAAATAGATTTGTTAAAAAAGATGGAAAATATTTTATGCCAAATAATCCTAAGATAAACTCTTTTGTAAAATACTATTTTAAAAGATATCAAGAGATTGGGCAAGAGCTTGACACCCAAGACTCAAAAGAGAATTATATACTAAAATAG
- the htpG gene encoding molecular chaperone HtpG has protein sequence MAKHQFQTEVGQLLHLMTHSLYSNKEIFIRELVSNASDAIDKLNYLKLTDEKMKAALPEDWAGTINVKLDEEDKSITIADNGIGMNEEDLISSIGTIAKSGTKSFVEALTGDAKKDSNLIGQFGVGFYSVFMVADRVDVISKKAGEETAYKWSSTGTGEFDLSPCVKDTNGTVIYIKLKDDEVEDYTSKYRVETIIKKYSNHIAYPIFLNFSEEVTEELSEEDKKAGKEPKKTIENKIEKANEATALWMQPKAKLKQEEYNDFYKSISHDSQDPMVTVHTKAEGVNEYTTLFYIPKTAPMDMYRADYQPGVKLYVKRVFITDDEKELLPTYLRFVRGIIDSEDLPLNVSREILQENRILANIKQGSVKKILNEIKKLAKDEEKYKEFIEQYNRPLKEGAYQDFTNKDLLLELIRFKSTKVEKGEMTSLEAYKDRADSEQKAIYFIVGDNENVLRNSPLLESYKKNDIEVLILDDKEIDEIVTPMFGAYKEWEFKDITACEAPKVEQTEEEKKEVEEKFKDITEKIKEVLGEAVKEVKVTNRLSESPSCVVKDAGDAQMAQMAQMMRAMGQEMPETAPILEINPDHEIVTKLNGLSDDSLVSDVAWVLLDQAKLSEGMEITDTVAFAQRLSRITAKAL, from the coding sequence ATGGCAAAACATCAATTTCAAACAGAGGTAGGACAATTACTACATTTAATGACACACTCTTTATATTCAAATAAAGAGATTTTTATAAGAGAGCTTGTATCAAATGCAAGTGATGCAATTGATAAACTAAACTATTTAAAACTTACAGATGAAAAAATGAAAGCTGCACTTCCTGAGGATTGGGCAGGAACAATTAATGTAAAACTTGATGAGGAAGATAAGTCTATTACTATTGCCGATAATGGTATTGGTATGAATGAAGAAGACTTAATCTCTTCAATTGGTACAATCGCAAAATCAGGTACAAAATCTTTTGTTGAGGCTTTAACAGGTGATGCAAAAAAAGATTCAAACCTTATTGGTCAATTCGGTGTTGGTTTTTATTCTGTATTTATGGTAGCAGATAGAGTTGATGTAATCTCTAAAAAAGCAGGTGAAGAAACTGCTTATAAATGGTCAAGTACTGGTACAGGTGAATTTGATTTATCACCTTGTGTTAAAGACACAAATGGTACAGTTATTTATATCAAACTAAAAGATGATGAAGTAGAAGATTATACTTCAAAATATAGAGTTGAAACTATTATTAAAAAATACTCTAACCATATTGCATACCCAATTTTCTTAAATTTTAGTGAAGAGGTAACTGAAGAGTTAAGTGAAGAGGATAAAAAAGCTGGTAAAGAGCCTAAAAAAACAATTGAAAATAAAATAGAAAAGGCAAATGAAGCAACAGCACTTTGGATGCAACCAAAAGCTAAGTTAAAACAAGAAGAGTATAATGATTTTTATAAATCAATCTCTCATGACTCTCAAGACCCAATGGTAACAGTACATACAAAAGCTGAGGGTGTAAACGAATATACTACACTATTTTATATTCCAAAAACTGCACCAATGGATATGTATAGAGCAGATTATCAACCAGGTGTTAAACTGTATGTTAAAAGAGTATTTATTACTGATGATGAAAAAGAGTTATTACCAACATATCTGAGATTTGTTAGAGGTATTATTGATTCTGAAGATTTACCACTAAATGTAAGTAGAGAAATCTTACAAGAAAATAGAATCTTAGCAAACATCAAACAAGGGTCTGTTAAAAAGATTTTAAATGAAATCAAAAAATTAGCAAAAGATGAAGAAAAATATAAAGAGTTTATTGAACAATACAACAGACCTTTAAAAGAGGGTGCATATCAAGACTTTACAAATAAAGATTTACTTCTTGAACTAATCAGATTCAAATCAACAAAAGTAGAAAAAGGTGAAATGACTTCACTAGAAGCTTATAAAGATAGAGCAGATAGTGAACAAAAAGCTATTTACTTCATTGTTGGTGATAATGAAAATGTTCTAAGAAATTCTCCACTTCTTGAAAGCTACAAGAAAAACGATATTGAAGTTCTTATCTTAGATGATAAAGAAATCGATGAAATTGTAACTCCAATGTTTGGTGCATACAAAGAGTGGGAATTTAAAGATATTACTGCTTGTGAAGCTCCAAAAGTAGAACAAACAGAAGAAGAGAAAAAAGAAGTTGAAGAGAAATTCAAAGATATCACTGAAAAAATCAAAGAGGTTTTAGGTGAAGCTGTTAAAGAAGTAAAAGTAACTAACAGACTTTCAGAATCTCCATCTTGTGTTGTAAAAGATGCAGGTGATGCACAAATGGCTCAAATGGCACAAATGATGAGAGCAATGGGGCAAGAGATGCCAGAAACTGCACCAATCTTAGAAATCAACCCAGATCATGAAATTGTTACTAAACTAAATGGTTTAAGTGATGATTCTTTGGTTAGTGATGTAGCGTGGGTACTTTTAGACCAAGCTAAATTAAGTGAAGGTATGGAGATAACTGATACTGTGGCATTTGCACAAAGATTAAGTAGAATTACTGCAAAGGCACTATAA
- a CDS encoding nucleotidyltransferase domain-containing protein: MTKEYIINYLKNNKDEFSQKFGITKLGLFGSYAKDEANENSDIDILIELENNLSNIYEKKLDLKKTLESHFHLNVDIAREKYLKPIAKEYILKEVVYV; this comes from the coding sequence GTGACAAAAGAATATATTATCAACTATTTAAAGAACAATAAAGATGAATTTTCACAAAAGTTTGGTATTACTAAGCTTGGTCTTTTTGGTTCATATGCTAAGGATGAAGCAAATGAAAATAGTGATATTGATATTCTTATTGAACTTGAAAATAACCTTTCTAATATATATGAAAAAAAGTTAGATTTAAAAAAGACTTTAGAAAGCCATTTTCATTTAAATGTTGATATTGCAAGAGAAAAATATTTAAAACCTATTGCAAAAGAGTATATCCTAAAAGAAGTAGTTTATGTCTAA
- a CDS encoding HepT-like ribonuclease domain-containing protein: MSKTKLSLLSIIEAIEKIERYTKEYSNADDFYHSERDFDATMMQFVIIGEMISKIDDTFKTQHSNIPWHKIKGFRNIVAHNYFGIDADEIWEIITLKIKPLKKDIENILD, from the coding sequence ATGTCTAAAACTAAACTTTCTTTACTTTCAATTATTGAAGCTATTGAAAAAATTGAAAGATATACAAAAGAGTATTCAAATGCTGATGATTTTTATCACAGTGAAAGAGATTTTGATGCTACTATGATGCAATTTGTAATAATAGGTGAAATGATTTCAAAAATTGATGATACTTTTAAAACTCAACATTCTAATATTCCATGGCATAAAATTAAAGGTTTTAGAAATATAGTTGCACATAATTATTTTGGTATAGATGCGGATGAGATTTGGGAAATAATTACTTTAAAAATAAAACCATTAAAAAAGGATATCGAAAATATTTTAGATTAG
- a CDS encoding DUF6172 family protein, translated as MKKTFNLQVENKNQDRTVESIKNEIRKYIKREKRKPLPKGKDFWFFDCKFAKDEETPEEIPFSDIIRFVNEAVETNSKTFYLEIETRAEERTKKLDIEDMENIPELSEDDIKEN; from the coding sequence TTGAAAAAAACTTTTAACCTACAAGTGGAAAACAAAAATCAAGATAGAACAGTAGAATCTATTAAAAACGAAATAAGAAAATATATAAAAAGAGAAAAAAGAAAACCCCTTCCAAAAGGGAAAGATTTTTGGTTTTTTGATTGTAAATTTGCAAAAGACGAAGAAACACCAGAAGAGATACCATTTTCAGATATTATAAGATTTGTAAATGAAGCAGTTGAAACCAACAGTAAAACATTTTACTTAGAAATAGAAACAAGAGCAGAAGAGAGAACAAAAAAACTTGATATTGAGGATATGGAAAATATTCCTGAATTGTCAGAAGATGATATAAAAGAGAATTAA
- a CDS encoding sulfite exporter TauE/SafE family protein, whose product MEYTFILALCLTLFFASTVHGAIGFGFGMISTPIIALFTDMQTTILYMLIPTMGANILSILSEGKFLEALKKFWFIITLMVIGSALGTVLLLYTNSDLFKLLLAAIIFLYLLQSVVKIEATFVSKYPRSSTYGLGVFGGMLSGLTNIVAPLMIMYTLELKYTRKDTVQLSNLCFLFTKIGQITVFLLYGSFTFEDFNISMIGLAATFIGMFLGIKVKKLIDAKLYVKILKVLLFIIASMLVVQTIQF is encoded by the coding sequence ATGGAATACACTTTTATTTTAGCTCTTTGTTTGACTTTGTTTTTTGCTTCAACTGTTCATGGAGCTATTGGTTTTGGTTTTGGGATGATTTCCACACCTATTATTGCACTTTTTACCGATATGCAAACTACTATTTTATATATGCTTATCCCAACTATGGGTGCAAATATTTTAAGTATTTTAAGTGAAGGTAAGTTTTTAGAGGCTTTAAAAAAGTTTTGGTTTATAATTACTTTGATGGTAATAGGTAGTGCTTTAGGTACAGTTTTACTTCTTTATACAAATTCTGATCTTTTTAAACTGTTACTTGCCGCAATAATCTTTTTATATCTTTTACAATCAGTTGTTAAAATTGAAGCAACCTTTGTATCAAAATATCCTAGAAGTTCAACTTATGGTTTAGGAGTTTTTGGTGGAATGTTATCAGGTCTAACAAATATAGTAGCACCTCTTATGATAATGTATACATTAGAATTAAAATACACAAGAAAAGATACTGTTCAGTTATCAAATCTTTGTTTTTTATTTACTAAAATTGGTCAGATTACAGTTTTTTTACTATATGGAAGTTTTACATTTGAAGATTTTAATATCTCTATGATAGGTCTTGCTGCTACATTTATAGGTATGTTTTTAGGAATAAAAGTTAAAAAACTAATTGATGCAAAACTTTATGTGAAGATATTAAAAGTTCTACTTTTTATAATAGCTTCAATGTTAGTTGTTCAGACAATACAGTTTTAG
- a CDS encoding LysR family transcriptional regulator, which yields MDSNLLKVFVAVKNTKSISLGAKELGFTQSNVTLRIKQLEKILGHELFHRTNKGVVLTKEGEKFYPYALEIIKKVDEALINMKNTDNLELLRVGSTQTNATIRLTTFINQINEDFPKLDLDFKIDSTTNLVEQLVDYKIDIAFLNGKAKHKDLIELNRFEEEIYFIEPKNKEAQKRILAYKKNCVHCKYLEIYVKENKKDKYKTTIFENYEVILACVKAGFGVTLLSKSIIEKFGYLQDLKLTKVDFDLHTTLVCRRDYKSVIEGYLREIKL from the coding sequence TTGGATTCAAATCTTTTAAAAGTTTTTGTTGCGGTTAAAAATACAAAAAGTATCTCTCTTGGTGCAAAAGAGTTAGGATTTACACAATCAAATGTAACTTTGAGGATTAAGCAATTAGAAAAGATATTAGGGCATGAACTGTTTCATAGAACAAATAAAGGTGTAGTCTTAACAAAAGAGGGGGAAAAGTTCTATCCTTATGCTTTAGAGATTATAAAAAAAGTCGATGAAGCCTTAATCAATATGAAAAATACAGATAATCTTGAACTACTTAGAGTAGGTTCAACTCAAACAAATGCAACAATAAGATTAACAACATTTATAAATCAGATAAATGAGGATTTTCCCAAACTAGATTTAGATTTTAAGATAGATAGTACTACAAATTTAGTTGAACAATTAGTAGATTATAAGATTGATATAGCTTTTTTAAATGGTAAAGCAAAACATAAAGACCTGATAGAGTTAAATAGGTTTGAAGAAGAGATATATTTTATTGAACCAAAAAATAAAGAAGCACAAAAAAGAATTTTAGCTTATAAAAAGAATTGTGTACATTGTAAGTATTTAGAAATATATGTAAAAGAGAATAAAAAAGATAAATATAAAACTACAATTTTTGAAAATTATGAAGTTATTTTAGCTTGTGTGAAGGCGGGTTTTGGGGTAACACTTCTTTCTAAAAGTATAATTGAGAAGTTTGGATATTTACAGGACTTAAAACTTACTAAAGTTGATTTTGATTTACATACAACTTTAGTTTGTAGGAGAGATTATAAATCAGTAATTGAAGGATATTTAAGAGAGATAAAACTTTAA
- a CDS encoding GNAT family N-acetyltransferase — protein sequence MSIKIREAISSDAQTIYNFIVELAVYEKEPDAVKTTVEETREKIFGKNSTVKAIICEEDGVAIGLAIYFYNYSTWLGKNGIYLEDLYVSEAKRGVGAGKAMLRYLAKKALEEDCGRFEWSCLDWNTPSRKFYESIGAVSQDEWIGYRLEGDSLINFANS from the coding sequence ATGTCAATTAAAATTAGAGAAGCAATATCAAGTGATGCACAAACAATTTATAATTTTATTGTTGAATTAGCAGTTTATGAAAAAGAACCAGATGCTGTTAAAACTACAGTTGAAGAGACTAGAGAGAAAATATTTGGGAAAAATTCAACTGTAAAAGCGATAATTTGTGAAGAAGATGGTGTGGCTATAGGCCTTGCAATATATTTTTATAACTATTCAACTTGGCTTGGTAAAAATGGAATCTATTTAGAAGATTTATATGTGAGTGAAGCAAAAAGAGGTGTTGGTGCAGGAAAGGCTATGTTAAGATATTTGGCAAAAAAAGCACTAGAAGAGGATTGTGGTAGGTTTGAATGGTCTTGTTTAGATTGGAATACTCCTTCAAGAAAATTTTACGAAAGCATAGGTGCTGTTTCTCAAGATGAATGGATAGGTTATAGATTAGAAGGTGATTCTTTAATTAACTTTGCAAACAGTTAA
- a CDS encoding tetratricopeptide repeat protein produces the protein MSLENFEKVYNEFNQRINEQNFDEALYLVDVLLDYAENEIDKFYTLMGKAAVLTNLEKNEEVIETYKEIIKSFKDSKDDTVSKFLIYAYYNKALAYARVEKFELELKTYNRLLEKYIGDISTDTEIVLVKAYMNKAICVTELEGFENSLPVYKELVKNFEESAQSDVVLQMAQAAYNIALIYGQKNDDEEAIKAYDYVIKKFENSKDENILELVAKSLVNKASKVRNLNNYVEALELYNEVVEKFEDYQGEFKNQVALALHNKSILLSELNKEDELIKVCDTIIEKFSQSKNEMIMNIVASAEVVKDKEKFGNNSF, from the coding sequence TTGAGTTTAGAAAATTTTGAAAAAGTTTATAATGAATTTAATCAAAGAATAAATGAACAAAACTTTGATGAGGCACTATATTTAGTAGATGTTTTACTTGATTATGCTGAAAATGAAATTGATAAATTCTACACACTTATGGGAAAAGCTGCAGTACTTACAAATTTAGAAAAAAATGAAGAAGTTATTGAAACATATAAAGAGATAATAAAAAGTTTTAAAGATTCTAAAGATGATACAGTTTCAAAGTTTTTAATTTATGCATATTATAATAAAGCTTTAGCCTATGCAAGAGTAGAGAAATTTGAATTAGAGTTAAAAACTTATAATAGATTACTTGAAAAATATATTGGTGATATCTCTACTGATACAGAAATAGTATTAGTAAAAGCATATATGAATAAAGCAATATGTGTTACTGAATTAGAAGGTTTTGAAAACTCACTACCTGTATATAAAGAATTAGTTAAGAATTTTGAAGAATCAGCACAAAGTGATGTAGTTTTACAAATGGCACAAGCTGCATACAATATAGCTTTAATTTATGGACAAAAAAATGATGATGAAGAAGCTATAAAAGCATACGATTATGTGATTAAAAAATTTGAAAATAGTAAAGATGAAAATATTTTAGAGTTAGTAGCTAAATCTCTTGTTAATAAAGCGTCAAAAGTTAGAAATTTAAATAATTATGTAGAGGCTTTAGAGTTATACAATGAAGTTGTAGAGAAGTTTGAAGATTATCAAGGGGAATTTAAAAATCAAGTTGCCCTCGCATTACACAATAAATCTATTCTTTTAAGTGAATTAAACAAAGAGGATGAATTAATAAAAGTTTGCGATACTATTATAGAAAAATTTTCACAAAGTAAAAATGAAATGATTATGAATATTGTAGCTTCAGCAGAAGTAGTTAAGGATAAGGAGAAATTTGGTAATAACTCCTTTTAG
- a CDS encoding DUF4197 domain-containing protein, with the protein MKKNIICTSIILSYTLTFGFDLESIAKDVIGNTTKNSATTTESSISNLSDSTVSNGLKNALKVGVNYAVKTLGSENGYLNSSLVKIPLPENLQKAETLIRKVGGNRIADDLIKSMNNAASQAAPKTAEVFIKAIEKMSLTDAKKILSGDKNAATNYFKTNTSDSLKKVVKPIIQKTMEQNSVASYYKSFNSYYKQYGKEYVESSSVMNLAKNFGVDSYLPSSSDEDLDDYVTQKAIDGLFTMIAKKEAAIRTNPVEQTTSLLKKVFGN; encoded by the coding sequence ATGAAAAAAAATATTATATGTACATCAATTATTCTTTCATATACTTTAACTTTTGGCTTTGATTTAGAAAGTATTGCAAAAGATGTTATAGGAAATACAACTAAAAATAGTGCAACTACAACGGAATCTTCAATATCAAATTTAAGTGATTCAACAGTCTCAAATGGTCTAAAAAATGCTTTAAAAGTAGGTGTTAACTATGCTGTAAAAACTCTTGGAAGCGAAAATGGATATCTTAATAGTTCATTAGTAAAAATCCCATTACCTGAAAATCTACAAAAAGCAGAAACACTTATTCGTAAAGTTGGTGGCAATAGAATTGCAGATGATTTAATAAAATCAATGAATAATGCAGCTAGCCAAGCAGCACCTAAAACAGCAGAAGTTTTTATAAAAGCTATTGAAAAAATGTCTCTAACTGATGCAAAAAAAATATTAAGTGGAGATAAAAATGCTGCAACAAACTATTTTAAAACTAATACAAGTGATTCTTTAAAAAAAGTTGTTAAACCTATAATTCAAAAAACGATGGAACAAAATAGCGTTGCAAGTTATTATAAAAGTTTTAATAGCTATTATAAACAATATGGAAAAGAGTATGTTGAAAGTAGTTCAGTTATGAATCTTGCAAAAAATTTTGGTGTTGATTCATATTTACCAAGTAGTAGTGATGAAGATTTAGATGATTATGTTACACAAAAAGCAATTGATGGCTTATTTACAATGATAGCAAAAAAAGAGGCTGCTATTAGAACAAATCCTGTTGAACAGACAACCTCTTTACTTAAAAAAGTTTTTGGTAATTAA
- a CDS encoding 5-oxoprolinase subunit PxpA, which translates to MIRLNCDMGESFGIWKMGADEHIMPYISLANLACGFHASDAVTMNRSVELAKKYNVTIGAHPSYQDLVGFGRRSMSCSLEEIKSKVLYQIGALYSFCKAHGTTVSYVKPHGALYNDMMKDQNIFKAILSAISSFDKNIKLMILSNPDNETFEYTAKMYNIALIYEVFADRNYNDDGSLVSRMLPNAVIEDELDIMQRVKTLKEYGFIESINGKRLYIKADTICVHGDGENALSFIQALYKVLN; encoded by the coding sequence ATGATTAGATTAAATTGTGATATGGGTGAGAGCTTTGGTATTTGGAAAATGGGTGCAGATGAACATATTATGCCTTATATCTCATTGGCAAATTTAGCATGTGGTTTTCATGCTTCTGATGCTGTTACTATGAATAGGTCAGTTGAATTGGCAAAAAAATATAATGTTACAATAGGTGCACACCCTTCATATCAAGATTTAGTAGGATTTGGTAGAAGAAGTATGAGTTGCTCTTTAGAAGAGATTAAATCAAAAGTTCTCTATCAAATTGGGGCTTTATACTCTTTTTGCAAAGCTCATGGAACAACAGTCTCTTATGTTAAACCCCATGGAGCTTTATATAATGATATGATGAAAGATCAAAATATCTTTAAAGCGATTCTTAGTGCAATCTCATCTTTTGACAAAAATATTAAACTAATGATTTTATCAAATCCTGATAATGAGACTTTTGAGTATACAGCTAAAATGTATAATATAGCTTTGATATATGAAGTATTTGCAGATAGAAATTATAATGATGATGGAAGTTTAGTTTCAAGAATGCTTCCAAATGCTGTAATAGAGGATGAATTAGATATTATGCAAAGAGTAAAAACTCTAAAAGAATATGGTTTTATTGAAAGTATAAATGGAAAAAGATTGTATATAAAAGCTGATACGATTTGTGTTCATGGTGATGGTGAAAATGCTTTATCTTTTATCCAAGCTCTTTATAAAGTATTAAATTAA
- the pxpB gene encoding 5-oxoprolinase subunit PxpB, with translation MTIKIASVDSVILYFSNTISKQCSLEVKAAYKVLKEFKGKGIVELIPSYTSILVTYDIFYYDYETIKSFLFEELSSLEEYKDTESNLITIDVYYDKEVGFDLQRVASKSNLSVDEVINLHSSKVYDVYAIGFLPGFAYLASIDERIKTSRLETPRKKIPKGSVAIADMQTAIYPKESPGGWNILGRTAFELFDKRLKELSAISIESKIKFNPISKDEFISQGGTI, from the coding sequence ATGACAATAAAAATAGCATCTGTAGATTCTGTAATTTTATATTTTAGTAATACTATTTCAAAACAATGCTCATTAGAAGTAAAAGCAGCATATAAAGTTTTAAAAGAGTTTAAAGGAAAGGGAATAGTTGAACTAATCCCCTCTTATACTTCTATCTTAGTTACCTATGATATTTTTTATTATGATTATGAAACAATAAAGAGTTTTTTATTTGAAGAATTATCATCATTAGAAGAGTATAAAGATACTGAATCAAATCTTATAACAATTGATGTTTATTATGATAAAGAGGTTGGATTTGATTTACAAAGAGTTGCTTCAAAATCAAATCTTAGTGTTGATGAGGTTATCAATCTTCACAGTTCAAAAGTTTATGATGTGTATGCAATAGGTTTTCTTCCAGGATTTGCATATTTAGCATCTATTGATGAGAGAATAAAAACTTCGAGATTAGAAACTCCAAGAAAAAAAATACCAAAAGGGAGTGTCGCTATTGCTGATATGCAAACTGCAATTTATCCTAAAGAAAGCCCTGGAGGATGGAATATTTTAGGACGAACTGCCTTTGAGCTTTTTGATAAAAGATTAAAAGAGTTATCTGCTATATCAATAGAATCAAAGATAAAATTTAATCCTATCTCCAAGGATGAATTTATTTCTCAAGGTGGTACTATATGA